One Glandiceps talaboti chromosome 20, keGlaTala1.1, whole genome shotgun sequence genomic region harbors:
- the LOC144450640 gene encoding galactosylceramide sulfotransferase-like produces the protein MSKDYSLFERNYYGKVVSKNRSTCSKVKNIVFLKTHKTGSDTTTKIFLQYGDLNNLSFVLPSGDWNLGWPSFIRSKNYLPSNKTFNILCLHTVYNKTQMHNLMPKDTKYVTILREPWKQFKSSFNYFKWEKYINDSSDESPVDTFLKNPGKFYRWDGENRSPYRRNFMAFDLGFPPSQYDNVSAIIEFINAIQQDFDLVMILEYFDESLVLLKRTFCWDMIDILYIEINISKYRYKIYDDIEHLYKHFSQVDIALYDHFKKALLERIARESEFNKELIHFKQVLSDFKMFCKQDVSYSNSLQLVVKESKWNEKFTIDVRLCNKSKFSVVSYVRFLKQKQYGIVSKKSQ, from the coding sequence ATGTCGAAAGATTATTCGCTATTTGAAAGAAACTACTACGGCAAGGTCGTCAGCAAAAATAGATCTACATGTTCGAAGGTAAAGAATATAGTTTTCTTGAAGACACATAAAACTGGTAGTGATACCACAACTAAAATATTCTTACAGTACGGAGATCTCAACAACCTGTCGTTCGTTCTACCAAGTGGCGACTGGAATTTAGGCTGGCCATCTTTTATACGTAGTAAGAATTACCTACCATCAAACAAAACCTTCAATATTCTGTGTctacatacagtgtacaataaAACACAGATGCACAATTTGATGCCCAAAGATACGAAGTATGTGACAATTTTACGAGAACCATGGAAACAATTCAAATCCTCATTTAACTACTTCAAATGGGAAAAGTATATAAATGACTCGAGTGATGAGAGTCCAGTTGATACATTTCTGAAGAATCCCGGAAAGTTCTATCGATGGGATGGTGAGAATCGTTCTCCTTATAGACGAAACTTTATGGCCTTTGACCTTGGATTTCCTCCCTCGCAGTACGACAACGTATCCGCGATTATCGAATTTATTAACGCAATCCAGCAAGACTTTGATCTCGTTATGATCTTGGAGTACTTTGATGAATCACTAGTATTATTGAAACGAACTTTTTGTTGGGATAtgattgatattttgtatattgaaaTCAATATTAGCAAGTATCGGTACaaaatatatgatgacatagAACACCTTTACAAACATTTCAGTCAAGTTGATATAGCCCTCTACGACCATTTCAAGAAAGCACTGCTGGAAAGAATAGCTCGAGAGTCGGAGTTTAACAAAGAACTGATTCATTTTAAGCAAGTTCTTTCTGACTTTAAAATGTTCTGCAAACAAGATGTTAGCTATTCAAATTCATTACAGTTAGTGGTTAAAGAATCGAAGTGGAATGAAAAGTTTACGATAGATGTAAGATTGTGCAATAAGTCCAAATTCAGCGTTGTTTCATATGTAAGGTTTTTGAAACAGAAGCAATATGGCATTGTTTCCAAAAAGTCACAGTAA